One genomic region from Bufo bufo chromosome 3, aBufBuf1.1, whole genome shotgun sequence encodes:
- the SEBOX gene encoding homeobox protein SEBOX, which yields MEKILRAAFCPNTELPVWGCQDTVPASGTDSKPKETGSPVNGTPNQRKRKRTLYSKWQQVELESVFQVIPYPDISTREHLAKVIRLPESKVQVWFQNRRARKNKSGKSNKYLYGRGSSLQAHHLYSSSASSSQGCSQRDALMPMPLPHGHPGQHVSSLQQTRYPSFPQMSRPVSEQFSDKSYPQTYRQQDVQWQNVTSIPDYGYNAPLYETQRVEAFTIPSQGSYWEMFPHTVNENGSQTSLGYLSNVIYNAAIITNLGDL from the exons ATGGAGAAGATCCTGAGGGCAGCCTTCTGCCCCAACACCGAGCTGCCAGTGTGGGGCTGCCAGGACACCGTGCCAGCTTCAG GAACAGATTCTAAACCAAAGGAAACAGGTTCCCCTGTGAATGGGACACCCAACCAGAGAAAGCGGAAGAGGACATTGTACAGTAAGtggcagcaggtggagctagagaGCGTCTTTCAGGTTATCCCTTATCCTGACATCAGTACGAGGGAGCACCTAGCCAAGGTCATCAGACTGCCCGAGTCTAAAGTGCAG GTTTGGTTCCAGAACCGCAGAGCCAGGAAAAACAAGAGTGGCAAGTCAAACAAGTATCTCTACGGGAGAGGATCTTCACTTCAAGCTCATCACCTCTACTCGAGTTCAGCATCTTCCTCTCAGGGCTGTAGTCAAAGAGACGCCCTAATGCCCATGCCCTTACCTCATGGACATCCTGGTCAGCATGTATCTTCTTTGCAACAAACTAGATACCCATCATTTCCACAGATGTCTCGTCCAGTCTCTGAGCAGTTCTCTGATAAGTCTTATCCACAAACCTACAGGCAGCAGGACGTGCAGTGGCAGAACGTCACCTCCATTCCAGACTATGGTTACAACGCTCCATTGTATGAAACCCAACGGGTTGAGGCATTTACAATTCCCTCACAAGGATCATATTGGGAGATGTTTCCTCACACAGTGAATGAAAATGGGTCACAGACGTCACTAGGATATCTATCTAATGTCATATACAATGCCGCCATTATTACTAACCTGGGAGATCTCTAG